One region of Glycine max cultivar Williams 82 chromosome 9, Glycine_max_v4.0, whole genome shotgun sequence genomic DNA includes:
- the LOC112997816 gene encoding uncharacterized protein produces the protein MAPYEALYGRRCRTPLCWLEPGENLTLGPEVVQQTTEKVKLIQERMKTTQSRQKSYQDKRRKDLEFEVGDHVFLRVTPWTGYIHDPSHVVELDEVQVKENLTYETLPLRIEDRRTKHLRGKEILLVKVIWGGASGEDVTWELESQMREAHPSLFE, from the exons ATGGCTCCCTATGAAGCTTTGTACGGTAGAAGGTGTAGGACACCTCTATGTTGGCTAGAGCCTGGAGAAAACCTCACCTTAGGACCCGAAGTGGTACAGCAAACCACCGAGAAGGTGAAGTTGATCCAAGAAAGGATGAAGACTACTCAAAGTAGACAAAAAAGTTATCAGGATAAGAGGAGGAAAGACCTGGAATTTgaggttggtgatcatgtattcttgagagtcactccTTGGACTGGG TATATCCATGATCCATCTCATGTGGTCGAATTGGATGAGGTACAAGTAAAAGAgaacttgacatatgaaacattgcctTTGAGGATCGAGGATAGAAGAACAAAACACCTAAGAGGGAAAGAGATTTTGTTGGTCAAGGTGATCTGGGGAGGTGCATCAGGAGAAGATGTCACATGGGAATTAGAAAGTCAGATGCGAGAAGCTCATCCATCCTTGTTTGAGTAA